A genomic region of Arachis hypogaea cultivar Tifrunner chromosome 5, arahy.Tifrunner.gnm2.J5K5, whole genome shotgun sequence contains the following coding sequences:
- the LOC112800291 gene encoding uncharacterized protein, translated as MSGVSSISEAEQEELLEKLEVFKVKGKDKQGRKILRIIGKFFPARFVSVEVLKKYLEERVFPKVGKRKFTVVYVHTGVQRSENFPGISALRSIHDAIPANVRDNLEAVYFIHPGLQARLFLATFGRFLFSSGVYGKLRYVTRVDYLWENVKRNEVEIPEFVFDHDEDLEYRPMMDYGLESDHARVYGVPPTMDSPVSTYSMRCIS; from the exons atgagCGGTGTGAGTAGCATCTCAGAAGCTGAACAAGAAGAGTTGCTGGAGAAGTTGGAGGTTTTCAAGGTCAAAGGCAAAGACAAACAAGGACGCAAGATCCTTCGCATTATAGGAAAATTCTTCCCCG cgcGATTTGTTAGCGTTGAGGTTCTGAAGAAGTACCTGGAGGAGAGGGTGTTTCCGAAGGTGGGAAAGAGGAAGTTCACGGTGGTTTACGTGCACACTGGGGTTCAGAGGAGCGAGAACTTCCCCGGGATCTCGGCTCTCCGATCGATCCACGACGCCATTCCGGCGAACGTGAGGGACAATCTTGAAGCAGTTTATTTCATCCATCCTGGACTCCAGGCCCGCCTTTTTCTCGCTACGTTTGGTCGTTTTCTTTTCAGTTCGGG GGTGTACGGGAAGCTGAGATATGTGACCAGGGTTGATTACCTGTGGGAGAATGTAAAAAGGAACGAGGTGGAGATTCCGGAGTTTGTGTTCGATCACGATGAGGATTTAGAGTACCGTCCGATGATGGATTATGGTTTAGAGAGTGATCATGCAAGAGTCTACGGTGTGCCACCCACCATGGACTCACCGGTGAGCACCTACTCAATGAGGTGCATCTCATAG
- the LOC112800294 gene encoding thiosulfate sulfurtransferase 16, chloroplastic-like yields MKSVIATSFDVSGACLSSRPSLLNAYHTTSRPSSIVAINYQKGYSSRRILVEPKFPFRREAGLSGSLEAVGVPTSVPVRVAHELLLAGHRYLDVRTPEEFHAGHAPGAINIPYMFRVGSGMTKNTNFVKEVSSEFRKDDEIIVGCQLGKRSMMAATDLLAAGFTGVTDIAGGYAAWTQNNLPTEL; encoded by the exons ATGAAATCAGTGATAGCAACCTCATTTGATGTCTCCGGCGCATGTTTATCTTCACGTCCTTCCCTCCTTAATGCTTACCACACAACCAGCAG GCCTTCATCTATAGTGGCCATCAATTATCAAAAGGGATATAGTAGTAGAAGGATTCTTGTTGAACCCAAGTTTCCATTTCG GAGGGAAGCTGGTTTGAGTGGGAGCTTAGAAGCTGTTGGAGTTCCAACCTCGGTGCCGGTGCGTGTAGCACACGAGCTTCTTCTTGCTGGCCATCGCTATTTGGATGTCAG GACTCCAGAAGAGTTCCATGCAGGACATGCTCCTGGCGCAATTAACATACCTTACATGTTCAGAGTTGGATCAG GGATGACAAAAAACACCAACTTCGTTAAAGAGGTCTCGTCAGAGTTCAGAAAAGATGATGAAATTATTGTA GGGTGTCAGCTCGGTAAAAGGTCCATGATGGCTGCTACTGACTTATTAGCCGCT GGGTTCACCGGAGTAACGGATATAGCTGGTGGTTATGCGGCTTGGACCCAAAATAACCTTCCAACAGAACTGTGA
- the LOC114927713 gene encoding uncharacterized protein: protein MTTSSAYRAFCIRHVTVNFALTFKGKDARRLLVNAAYAKIEVEFDYWFDILRSEDSAMCEWVNRIEYSLWTQHQDEGRRVGHMTTNISECVNSILKGVRNLPVCSLVKAIYGRLAQLFVRKGREAETQLETEQQFSQHLVKCIEANLKTAKCFTVTLYDRNNSEFTISETTPTGSFSLGSYRVSLGSQTCDCRNFQALHFPCPHALAYYAYSRLTWEPYVHQVYRLSSVFSVYRMGFTPPISEGFWPPYDGPTVIPDPNKRRASEGRPKSTRIRTTMDEADPNRPKTTSINHLHTPLPKLLTKPLT from the coding sequence ATGACTACCTCCAGTGCTTACCGTGCATTCTGTATTCGACATGTGACAGTAAATTTTGCTCTGACCTTCAAGGGCAAGGACGCAAGGAGGCTTCTTGTGAATGCAGCCTACGCTAAGATTGAGGTGGaatttgattactggtttgatattctgcgGTCTGAAGACTCTGCCATGTGTGAGTGGGTGAACCGGATCGAGTATTCATTGTGGACTCAGCATCAGGATGAGGGTCGGAGAGTTGGTCACATGACGACAAATATCTCCGAGTGTGTTAACTCAATCCTGAAGGGGGTCAGGAATCTCCCTGTGTGCTCGTTGGTAAAGGCAATTTACGGGAGGTTGGCTCAACTTTTTGTTCGCAAGGGGAGAGAGGCTGAGACCCAGCTGGAAACCGAACAACAGTTCAGTCAACATCTAGTGAAGTGTATAGAGGCCAATTTGAAGACGGCGAAgtgcttcacggtgactttgTACGACAGAAATAACTCGGAGTTCACCATCTCGGAGACGACTCCTACTGGTTCTTTCTCACTTGGTAGCTACAGGGTGTCACTCGGGTCTCAGACTTGTGACTGTAGAAACTTTCAGGCACTTCATTTTCCATGTCCTCATGCCCTGGCATACTATGCCTATTCACGGCTTACTTGGGAGCCGTATGTCCACCAGGTGTATCGTCTTAGCTCCGTGTTCAGTGTGTACCGGATGGGGTTCACACCGCCCATTTCCGAGGGTTTCTGGCCACCGTACGATGGGCCGACAGTGATACCAGACCCCAACAAGAGGCGTGCAAGTGAAGGACGTCCTAAGTCCACTAGGATACGGACTACtatggacgaggcagatccgaaCAGGCCTAAAACCACTAGCATAAACCACTTACATACACCACTCCCGAAACtactaacaaaaccactaacataa
- the LOC112800292 gene encoding serine/threonine-protein kinase STY17-like isoform X3, producing the protein MHSDPSEKEDAQSSLNHSFKQGVHPPPTFGSSSNLEALALQNVEHGGSPMGVMPYIQRPMHEITFSTVDKPKLLSQLTSILGELGLNIQEAHAFSTSDGFSLDVFVVEGWPNEETEELKGVLEREILKVKGILSGASEHYQARMEPSPHCIEIPSDGADVWEIDPNQLKYENKVGSGSFGDLYRGTYCSQDVAIKVLKPERISTDMLREFAQEVYIMRKIRHKNVVQFIGACTRPPNLCIVTEFMSRGSLYDFLHKQRGVFKLPSLLKVAIDVSKGMNYLHQNNIIHRDLKTANLLMDENEVVKVADFGVARVQTQSGVMTAETGTYRWMAPEVIEHKPYDQKADVFSFGIALWELLTGELPYSYLTPLQAAVGVVQKGLRPTIPKNTHPRLSELLQRCWQQDPLLRPDFSEIKEILQQIAKEVNEDKDRHKEKSSHSHGFLSSLRRGHN; encoded by the exons ATGCACTCAGATCCTTCTGAGAAAGAAGATGCACAAAGTTCTCTTAACCATTCATTTAAGCAGGG AGTTCATCCCCCGCCTACTTTTGGTTCATCCTCTAATCTTGAAGCTCTTGCACTTCAAAATGTTGAACATGGGGGCAGTCCGATGGGTGTGATGCCATATATTCAGCG GCCCATGCACGAGATCACTTTTTCAACAGTTGACAAGCCTAAACTGCTTAGTCAG TTAACCTCAATTCTTGGTGAGCTTGGACTGAACATTCAGGAAGCTCATGCCTTTTCAACCTCTGATGGGTTTTCTCTGGATGTCTTTGTTGTTGAGGGATGGCCTAATGAG GAAACTGAGGAGCTTAAAGGTGTTCTGGAAAGGGAAATTTTGAAGGTTAAG GGCATACTTTCTGGTGCCAGTGAACATTACCAAGCAAGGATGGAACCATCCCCACATTGCATAGAAATACCATCGGATGGAGCTGATGTATGGGAAATTGATCCCAACCAGCTCAAATATGAAAACAAAGTGGGCTCTGGATCATTTGGTGACTT GTACAGGGGTACATATTGCAGTCAGGATGTGGCTATCAAAGTTCTTAAGCCTGAACGCATAAGTACAGATATGTTGAGGGAGTTTGCACAGGAAGTTTATATCATGAG GAAAATTCGACACAAAAATGTTGTTCAGTTCATCGGCGCATGTACTCGGCCACCAAATCTTTGCATAGTTACGG AGTTTATGTCTAGAGGAAGCTTATATGACTTTCTGCACAAACAAAGGGGTGTATTTAAGCTCCCATCTTTACTAAAAGTAGCGATTGATGTTTCCAAGGGAATGAACTATTTGcaccaaaataatataattcacagAGATCTCAAGACTGCCAATCTTCTGATGGATGAAAATGAA GTGGTCAAGGTTGCTGATTTTGGGGTTGCAAGAGTGCAAACTCAATCGGGAGTGATGACTGCCGAAACTGGAACATACCGCTGGATGGCTCCTGAG GTCATTGAACACAAACCATATGACCAGAAGGCAGATGTTTTTAGTTTTGGAATAGCTCTTTGGGAGCTTTTAACGGGAGAA CTACCATACTCTTACTTGACCCCATTGCAAGCAGCAGTTGGTGTGGTGCAGAAG GGCCTACGGCCTACAATCCCCAAAAATACACATCCAAGACTTTCTGAATTGCTCCAGCGGTGCTGGCAGCAAGATCCATTGCTGAGACCGGATTTCTctgaaattaaagaaattctTCAGCAGATAGCAAAAgag GTCAATGAAGATAAAGATCGACACAAAGAAAAGTCATCCCATTCCCACGGCTTTCTCTCATCACTAAGACGTGGCCATAACTGA
- the LOC112800292 gene encoding serine/threonine-protein kinase STY17-like isoform X2 — translation MVIENDIESCGSRAVQSSSSHAHPRHHRQKLEVYNEVLRRIQDSNSDEANVPGFDDQLWLHFNRLPARYALDVNVERAEDVLAHQRLLKLAEDPANRPAFQVRLVQVYPFGGANNVDSMHSDPSEKEDAQSSLNHSFKQGVHPPPTFGSSSNLEALALQNVEHGGSPMGVMPYIQRPMHEITFSTVDKPKLLSQLTSILGELGLNIQEAHAFSTSDGFSLDVFVVEGWPNEETEELKGVLEREILKVKGILSGASEHYQARMEPSPHCIEIPSDGADVWEIDPNQLKYENKVGSGSFGDLYRGTYCSQDVAIKVLKPERISTDMLREFAQEVYIMRKIRHKNVVQFIGACTRPPNLCIVTEFMSRGSLYDFLHKQRGVFKLPSLLKVAIDVSKGMNYLHQNNIIHRDLKTANLLMDENEVVKVADFGVARVQTQSGVMTAETGTYRWMAPELPYSYLTPLQAAVGVVQKGLRPTIPKNTHPRLSELLQRCWQQDPLLRPDFSEIKEILQQIAKEVNEDKDRHKEKSSHSHGFLSSLRRGHN, via the exons ATGGTGATTGAGAACGACATTGAGAGCTGTGGGAGCAGGGCGGTGCAGTCCTCGTCGTCTCACGCGCATCCACGTCATCACCGCCAGAAGCTAGAGGTCTACAATGAGGTCCTCCGCCGTATTCAGGACTCAAATTCCGACGAAGCTAACGTCCCTGGCTTCGACGATCAACTCTGGCTTCACTTCAATCGTCTTCCTGCTAG GTATGCTTTGGATGTGAACGTGGAGAGGGCAGAGGACGTTCTTGCTCATCAGAGATTACTCAAGCTCGCTGAGGACCCCGCTAATCGACCAGCATTTCAAGTTCGCCTAGTACAG GTATATCCTTTTGGTGGTGCCAATAATGTTGATTCCATGCACTCAGATCCTTCTGAGAAAGAAGATGCACAAAGTTCTCTTAACCATTCATTTAAGCAGGG AGTTCATCCCCCGCCTACTTTTGGTTCATCCTCTAATCTTGAAGCTCTTGCACTTCAAAATGTTGAACATGGGGGCAGTCCGATGGGTGTGATGCCATATATTCAGCG GCCCATGCACGAGATCACTTTTTCAACAGTTGACAAGCCTAAACTGCTTAGTCAG TTAACCTCAATTCTTGGTGAGCTTGGACTGAACATTCAGGAAGCTCATGCCTTTTCAACCTCTGATGGGTTTTCTCTGGATGTCTTTGTTGTTGAGGGATGGCCTAATGAG GAAACTGAGGAGCTTAAAGGTGTTCTGGAAAGGGAAATTTTGAAGGTTAAG GGCATACTTTCTGGTGCCAGTGAACATTACCAAGCAAGGATGGAACCATCCCCACATTGCATAGAAATACCATCGGATGGAGCTGATGTATGGGAAATTGATCCCAACCAGCTCAAATATGAAAACAAAGTGGGCTCTGGATCATTTGGTGACTT GTACAGGGGTACATATTGCAGTCAGGATGTGGCTATCAAAGTTCTTAAGCCTGAACGCATAAGTACAGATATGTTGAGGGAGTTTGCACAGGAAGTTTATATCATGAG GAAAATTCGACACAAAAATGTTGTTCAGTTCATCGGCGCATGTACTCGGCCACCAAATCTTTGCATAGTTACGG AGTTTATGTCTAGAGGAAGCTTATATGACTTTCTGCACAAACAAAGGGGTGTATTTAAGCTCCCATCTTTACTAAAAGTAGCGATTGATGTTTCCAAGGGAATGAACTATTTGcaccaaaataatataattcacagAGATCTCAAGACTGCCAATCTTCTGATGGATGAAAATGAA GTGGTCAAGGTTGCTGATTTTGGGGTTGCAAGAGTGCAAACTCAATCGGGAGTGATGACTGCCGAAACTGGAACATACCGCTGGATGGCTCCTGAG CTACCATACTCTTACTTGACCCCATTGCAAGCAGCAGTTGGTGTGGTGCAGAAG GGCCTACGGCCTACAATCCCCAAAAATACACATCCAAGACTTTCTGAATTGCTCCAGCGGTGCTGGCAGCAAGATCCATTGCTGAGACCGGATTTCTctgaaattaaagaaattctTCAGCAGATAGCAAAAgag GTCAATGAAGATAAAGATCGACACAAAGAAAAGTCATCCCATTCCCACGGCTTTCTCTCATCACTAAGACGTGGCCATAACTGA
- the LOC112800293 gene encoding thiol-disulfide oxidoreductase LTO1-like, translating into MATFTFSMSLSSFRSFVPIWHHRAPNHRSLGLFDVTQRMRLPPPLKCSAAEPDQETKVPATSSGSGEWTHKLTAGIAGIGFLETSYLTYLKLTGSEAFCPIGGSPCGDILNSDYALIFGVPLPLVGMVAYGLVAALGLQLATKKMLPFGIGRSSAQLMVLGTTTSMAAASAYFLFILSTKFSGSTCSYCLLSAFLSFSLFFTAVKDIGLQETNKQVGMQLLIASLVILTLNTSYNNSISASSSLAEMELPYYATEIKNPSSPFSLSLAKHLHSIGAKMYGAFWCSHCLEQKEMFGREAVKELDIVECYPEGFRPGTVMNKACVDAKVDGFPMWVINGQVVSGEVELSELARVSGYNGSAQPS; encoded by the exons ATGGCCACTTTCACCTTCTCCATGTCCCTATCGTCTTTTCGTTCCTTTGTGCCCATTTGGCACCACCGTGCTCCCAACCACCGGAGCTTGGGCCTCTTCGACGTCACGCAGCGTATGAGGTTGCCGCCGCCTCTCAAATGCTCCGCCGCAGAACCCGACCAGGAAACCAAGGTTCCCGCCACTTCCTCCGGCTCCGGCGAATGGACTCATAAGCTGACCGCGGGGATCGCCGGGATCGGCTTCCTTGAAACCTCGTACCTTACCTACCTGAAGCTCACCGGTTCCGAAGCATTTTGCCCTATCGGTGGTTCTCCCTGCGGCGACATACTCAACAGTGATTACGCGCTTATTTtcg GTGTTCCTCTTCCTTTGGTTGGGATGGTGGCGTATGGCTTGGTTGCGGCGCTTGGTCTGCAATTGGCCACAAAGAAGATGTTGCCTTTTGGGATTGGCAGGTCCAGTGCCCAGCTCATGGTGTTGGGAACCACTACCTCCATGGCAGCTGCTAGTGCCTATTTCTTGTTcattctcagcacaaaattctcTGGGTCGACTTGCTCGTATTGTTTGCTTTCGGCATTCTTGTCTTTCAGCTTGTTCTTCACCGCAGTAAAG GACATTGGATTGCAAGAGACCAATAAACAAGTGGGCATGCAGTTGCTTATTGCTAGCTTGGTGATTCTCACTCTGAACACCTCCTATAATAATTCTATATCTGCCTCCTCAAG CCTGGCTGAAATGGAATTGCCATATTATGCAACTGAGATAAAAAATCCGTCAAGCCCCTTTTCACTCTCTCTAGCAAAGCATTTGCACTCAATAGGAGCTAAAATGTATGGAGCCTTCTGGTGTTCACACTGCTTAGAACAAAAAGAG ATGTTTGGTCGTGAGGCAGTGAAGGAGTTGGATATTGTGGAATGCTATCCTGAAGGGTTTCGGCCTGGAACTGTGATGAACAAAGCATGTGTGGATGCCAAAGTTGATGGTTTCCCCATGTGGGTTATTAACGGTCAG GTTGTGAGTGGTGAGGTAGAATTATCTGAGTTGGCACGAGTCTCCGGCTATAATGGATCCGCTCAACCTAGCTAG
- the LOC112800292 gene encoding serine/threonine-protein kinase STY17-like isoform X1 yields the protein MVIENDIESCGSRAVQSSSSHAHPRHHRQKLEVYNEVLRRIQDSNSDEANVPGFDDQLWLHFNRLPARYALDVNVERAEDVLAHQRLLKLAEDPANRPAFQVRLVQVYPFGGANNVDSMHSDPSEKEDAQSSLNHSFKQGVHPPPTFGSSSNLEALALQNVEHGGSPMGVMPYIQRPMHEITFSTVDKPKLLSQLTSILGELGLNIQEAHAFSTSDGFSLDVFVVEGWPNEETEELKGVLEREILKVKGILSGASEHYQARMEPSPHCIEIPSDGADVWEIDPNQLKYENKVGSGSFGDLYRGTYCSQDVAIKVLKPERISTDMLREFAQEVYIMRKIRHKNVVQFIGACTRPPNLCIVTEFMSRGSLYDFLHKQRGVFKLPSLLKVAIDVSKGMNYLHQNNIIHRDLKTANLLMDENEVVKVADFGVARVQTQSGVMTAETGTYRWMAPEVIEHKPYDQKADVFSFGIALWELLTGELPYSYLTPLQAAVGVVQKGLRPTIPKNTHPRLSELLQRCWQQDPLLRPDFSEIKEILQQIAKEVNEDKDRHKEKSSHSHGFLSSLRRGHN from the exons ATGGTGATTGAGAACGACATTGAGAGCTGTGGGAGCAGGGCGGTGCAGTCCTCGTCGTCTCACGCGCATCCACGTCATCACCGCCAGAAGCTAGAGGTCTACAATGAGGTCCTCCGCCGTATTCAGGACTCAAATTCCGACGAAGCTAACGTCCCTGGCTTCGACGATCAACTCTGGCTTCACTTCAATCGTCTTCCTGCTAG GTATGCTTTGGATGTGAACGTGGAGAGGGCAGAGGACGTTCTTGCTCATCAGAGATTACTCAAGCTCGCTGAGGACCCCGCTAATCGACCAGCATTTCAAGTTCGCCTAGTACAG GTATATCCTTTTGGTGGTGCCAATAATGTTGATTCCATGCACTCAGATCCTTCTGAGAAAGAAGATGCACAAAGTTCTCTTAACCATTCATTTAAGCAGGG AGTTCATCCCCCGCCTACTTTTGGTTCATCCTCTAATCTTGAAGCTCTTGCACTTCAAAATGTTGAACATGGGGGCAGTCCGATGGGTGTGATGCCATATATTCAGCG GCCCATGCACGAGATCACTTTTTCAACAGTTGACAAGCCTAAACTGCTTAGTCAG TTAACCTCAATTCTTGGTGAGCTTGGACTGAACATTCAGGAAGCTCATGCCTTTTCAACCTCTGATGGGTTTTCTCTGGATGTCTTTGTTGTTGAGGGATGGCCTAATGAG GAAACTGAGGAGCTTAAAGGTGTTCTGGAAAGGGAAATTTTGAAGGTTAAG GGCATACTTTCTGGTGCCAGTGAACATTACCAAGCAAGGATGGAACCATCCCCACATTGCATAGAAATACCATCGGATGGAGCTGATGTATGGGAAATTGATCCCAACCAGCTCAAATATGAAAACAAAGTGGGCTCTGGATCATTTGGTGACTT GTACAGGGGTACATATTGCAGTCAGGATGTGGCTATCAAAGTTCTTAAGCCTGAACGCATAAGTACAGATATGTTGAGGGAGTTTGCACAGGAAGTTTATATCATGAG GAAAATTCGACACAAAAATGTTGTTCAGTTCATCGGCGCATGTACTCGGCCACCAAATCTTTGCATAGTTACGG AGTTTATGTCTAGAGGAAGCTTATATGACTTTCTGCACAAACAAAGGGGTGTATTTAAGCTCCCATCTTTACTAAAAGTAGCGATTGATGTTTCCAAGGGAATGAACTATTTGcaccaaaataatataattcacagAGATCTCAAGACTGCCAATCTTCTGATGGATGAAAATGAA GTGGTCAAGGTTGCTGATTTTGGGGTTGCAAGAGTGCAAACTCAATCGGGAGTGATGACTGCCGAAACTGGAACATACCGCTGGATGGCTCCTGAG GTCATTGAACACAAACCATATGACCAGAAGGCAGATGTTTTTAGTTTTGGAATAGCTCTTTGGGAGCTTTTAACGGGAGAA CTACCATACTCTTACTTGACCCCATTGCAAGCAGCAGTTGGTGTGGTGCAGAAG GGCCTACGGCCTACAATCCCCAAAAATACACATCCAAGACTTTCTGAATTGCTCCAGCGGTGCTGGCAGCAAGATCCATTGCTGAGACCGGATTTCTctgaaattaaagaaattctTCAGCAGATAGCAAAAgag GTCAATGAAGATAAAGATCGACACAAAGAAAAGTCATCCCATTCCCACGGCTTTCTCTCATCACTAAGACGTGGCCATAACTGA